In Haloterrigena turkmenica DSM 5511, a single genomic region encodes these proteins:
- a CDS encoding 4Fe-4S ferredoxin N-terminal domain-containing protein, protein MGDNENATEDGTRHRLEDDWQTRLEGLLEDTDYDAELGLEMAQDARRVTAGELTEAEFYDRYHEAVVAEFGKDDRPLERPDDGRDAGTGSRFGVDEESRRDVMRMVGAGAGAVGLSAWAATADDDPTPSAAEAADAPEGDDEGTQWGMVLDLEQCDGCLSCVVACAEEHNWERGANWMYVLDYEDSASDGHNRLIRPCQHCTDAPCEKVCPTTARHTRDSDGLVLTDYDVCIGCRYCQVACPYGVNYFQWDDPGVSADELEDDHVYDARGRPVGSRAPRGVMEKCTFCATRQDGTKGEEFVGRTACEDACPPEAIQFGDMNDPESDTRRYLEDPEVARVRAQNPPEDELQEAIDVLSGETDPAEDGDDGLTEREARALVRAEAGTAESTFRLLEDIGTDPNIVYIGDEPGADAHQVDGPIDYDEVGHVDNRKTVLDQGTVRLDLPD, encoded by the coding sequence ATGGGTGACAACGAGAACGCGACCGAAGACGGAACGCGTCATCGACTCGAGGACGACTGGCAGACGCGACTCGAGGGGCTGCTTGAGGACACCGACTACGACGCGGAACTCGGGCTCGAGATGGCACAGGACGCCCGACGGGTCACGGCGGGAGAGCTCACGGAGGCCGAGTTCTACGATCGGTACCACGAGGCCGTCGTGGCGGAGTTCGGCAAGGACGACCGACCGCTCGAGCGGCCGGACGACGGGCGCGACGCGGGGACGGGCTCTCGGTTCGGCGTCGACGAGGAATCGCGTCGCGACGTGATGCGCATGGTCGGCGCCGGGGCGGGAGCCGTCGGACTCAGCGCGTGGGCCGCGACGGCGGACGACGATCCGACGCCGTCGGCGGCCGAGGCGGCGGACGCGCCCGAGGGGGACGACGAGGGGACGCAGTGGGGGATGGTACTCGACCTCGAGCAGTGTGACGGCTGTCTCTCCTGCGTCGTCGCCTGCGCCGAGGAACACAACTGGGAGCGGGGGGCCAACTGGATGTACGTCCTCGACTACGAGGACAGTGCGTCCGACGGCCACAATCGACTCATTCGACCCTGCCAGCACTGCACGGACGCGCCCTGTGAGAAGGTCTGTCCGACGACCGCCCGTCACACGCGGGACAGCGACGGACTCGTGCTGACCGACTACGACGTCTGCATCGGCTGCCGGTACTGTCAGGTCGCCTGTCCGTACGGCGTCAACTACTTCCAGTGGGACGACCCGGGCGTCTCGGCGGACGAACTCGAGGACGATCACGTCTACGACGCTCGCGGGCGCCCGGTCGGGAGCCGCGCGCCACGGGGCGTCATGGAGAAGTGCACGTTCTGTGCGACCCGCCAGGACGGCACCAAGGGCGAGGAGTTCGTCGGTCGGACCGCCTGCGAGGACGCCTGTCCGCCCGAGGCGATCCAGTTCGGCGACATGAACGATCCCGAAAGCGACACGCGACGGTACCTCGAGGATCCCGAAGTGGCTCGCGTGCGAGCGCAGAACCCACCAGAGGACGAACTGCAGGAAGCGATCGACGTCCTCTCCGGCGAGACCGACCCGGCCGAGGACGGCGACGACGGGCTGACCGAACGGGAGGCGCGAGCGCTCGTTCGGGCCGAGGCCGGCACCGCCGAGTCGACGTTCCGGCTCCTCGAGGACATCGGGACCGACCCGAACATCGTCTATATCGGGGACGAGCCGGGCGCCGATGCCCATCAGGTCGACGGGCCGATCGACTACGACGAGGTCGGCCACGTGGATAACCGAAAGACCGTCCTCGATCAGGGGACAGTCCGTCTCGACCTGCCCGACTGA
- a CDS encoding cupredoxin domain-containing protein: MDRRQILKAAGVTSTIPLASGLGAARSGEREKADGSDRGQARRECAQPQCIHPVLGYSGLEGEEQVPAPLQPQYEVDLITRPPDAESERPLPEFFFQPTGLAVEPGDVVRFNLETPDHTVTAYHPQLGRQRRVPEGVPAFSSPVLGTGTFWLYRFDQPGVYDVLCAPHEIFGMVARIVVGDPPAEPAFGPSGPVEMGGEEIELRPPALTAGLVYEDPLLEPSTIAERGSVSWDELAPESKEVLLEFPEPPAGEGE; the protein is encoded by the coding sequence ATGGATCGCAGGCAGATCCTCAAGGCGGCTGGTGTAACGTCGACGATTCCGCTCGCGTCCGGACTCGGCGCCGCGCGCAGTGGTGAGCGCGAGAAGGCCGACGGTTCCGATCGCGGACAGGCGCGACGGGAGTGCGCCCAACCGCAGTGTATCCACCCGGTACTCGGCTACTCGGGCCTCGAGGGCGAAGAGCAGGTGCCGGCGCCGCTACAACCCCAGTACGAGGTCGATCTGATCACGAGACCGCCGGACGCGGAATCGGAGCGGCCGCTGCCGGAGTTCTTCTTCCAGCCGACCGGACTGGCCGTCGAGCCCGGCGACGTGGTGCGCTTCAATCTGGAAACGCCCGACCACACCGTCACCGCGTATCATCCGCAGCTCGGTCGGCAACGCCGCGTTCCCGAAGGGGTCCCGGCGTTCTCGTCGCCGGTGCTGGGCACGGGAACGTTCTGGCTCTACCGCTTCGATCAGCCGGGCGTCTACGACGTCCTGTGTGCGCCCCACGAGATCTTCGGGATGGTCGCGCGGATCGTCGTCGGCGACCCGCCGGCCGAACCGGCGTTCGGTCCGTCGGGGCCGGTCGAAATGGGCGGCGAGGAAATCGAGCTTCGACCGCCGGCACTCACCGCGGGACTGGTGTATGAGGATCCGCTGTTGGAGCCGTCGACGATCGCGGAGCGGGGGAGCGTGAGCTGGGACGAGCTCGCTCCGGAGAGCAAAGAGGTGCTGCTCGAGTTCCCCGAACCGCCGGCGGGGGAAGGAGAGTAA
- a CDS encoding DUF5518 domain-containing protein, translating to MDSDATDTPPPIDTYGTDADARSGSNTVVNALIGGGVGIVLSFLPGSTVLGGGVAGYLEGGGTDEGLRVGALAGLIMLVPKLLIGLFALWFLGILGPGGFGAVIVLFLLGVAAYTLVLSIVGAVIGAVLESEFDRSRPQL from the coding sequence ATGGACTCCGACGCGACCGACACGCCACCGCCGATCGACACCTACGGGACGGACGCTGACGCGAGATCGGGTTCGAACACGGTCGTCAACGCCCTGATCGGCGGCGGTGTCGGGATCGTGCTGTCGTTCCTCCCGGGATCGACCGTTCTCGGCGGGGGAGTCGCTGGCTACCTCGAGGGCGGCGGGACCGACGAGGGACTGCGGGTCGGCGCGCTTGCGGGGCTCATCATGCTCGTCCCGAAACTGCTGATCGGGTTGTTCGCGCTCTGGTTTCTCGGGATTCTGGGGCCGGGCGGCTTCGGGGCCGTGATCGTCCTCTTCCTGCTGGGCGTCGCGGCGTACACCCTCGTCCTGAGTATCGTCGGTGCGGTGATCGGGGCCGTCCTCGAGAGCGAATTCGACCGATCGCGCCCTCAGTTGTAG
- a CDS encoding transcription factor S yields the protein MQFCDDCGSMMKAQGDRMVCTNEDCGASSERDREQEDAFVTTESQTDDDVIESDENANFEGKPKATDVVCDECENQEAWYTLKQTASADEPPTRFFKCTECGHRWRGYN from the coding sequence ATGCAGTTTTGCGACGATTGCGGTTCGATGATGAAAGCCCAGGGCGATCGCATGGTCTGTACGAACGAGGACTGCGGCGCCTCGAGCGAACGCGACCGCGAGCAGGAGGACGCGTTCGTCACCACCGAGTCCCAGACCGACGACGACGTGATCGAGTCCGACGAGAATGCCAACTTCGAGGGGAAGCCGAAGGCCACGGATGTGGTCTGCGACGAATGCGAGAACCAGGAGGCGTGGTACACCCTCAAACAGACCGCCTCGGCCGACGAACCGCCGACGCGCTTTTTCAAGTGCACCGAGTGCGGTCACCGCTGGCGCGGCTACAACTGA
- a CDS encoding RAD55 family ATPase codes for MNRLPLGISRLDRMIGGGAPAGSVVLLAGEAGAGAREFAYTSAVLNGLAGAAPDEFDRYYGDLESGTEPPDAVHYISFTDERAAITDEMGLVMDGDLVDAGMDGVSVVELAESYFQLTPVPTDWYAERATDITDLGKRTDRSGVLEALGEYLTEHAAGNLVVVDSVTDLVATADDRLAWSDLTVLLKGLKRAAHRWGGVILLLVNAEALEPTELGRLKEATDGTLLFEWESGGSERARTLVVEQFRGVLSRLEDEDIIRFETAINDSGFDISNVRKIR; via the coding sequence ATGAACCGACTTCCCCTCGGAATCTCGCGGCTCGACCGGATGATCGGCGGAGGCGCGCCCGCCGGCAGCGTCGTGTTGCTCGCGGGCGAGGCCGGGGCCGGCGCGCGGGAGTTCGCCTACACGAGCGCGGTGTTAAACGGCCTCGCCGGCGCGGCGCCCGACGAGTTCGATCGTTACTACGGCGACCTCGAGTCGGGGACCGAACCCCCCGACGCGGTCCACTACATCTCGTTTACGGACGAACGGGCCGCGATCACCGACGAGATGGGGCTGGTCATGGACGGCGACCTCGTCGACGCGGGGATGGACGGCGTCTCCGTCGTCGAACTCGCGGAGTCGTACTTCCAGCTGACGCCGGTGCCGACCGACTGGTACGCCGAGCGCGCGACCGACATCACCGACCTCGGGAAGCGGACCGATCGCAGCGGCGTCCTCGAGGCGCTGGGCGAGTACCTGACCGAGCACGCGGCGGGGAACCTCGTCGTCGTCGACTCCGTGACCGACCTCGTCGCGACGGCCGACGACCGATTGGCCTGGTCGGACCTGACGGTCCTATTGAAGGGGCTCAAACGCGCCGCCCACCGCTGGGGCGGCGTCATCCTGTTGCTGGTCAACGCGGAGGCCCTCGAGCCGACGGAGTTGGGGCGCCTGAAGGAGGCCACCGACGGGACCCTGCTGTTCGAGTGGGAGAGCGGCGGCTCCGAGCGGGCGCGAACCCTCGTCGTCGAACAGTTCCGCGGGGTCCTCTCGCGACTCGAGGACGAGGACATCATCCGGTTCGAGACGGCGATCAACGACAGCGGCTTCGATATCAGTAACGTTCGAAAGATCCGGTAA
- a CDS encoding beta-ribofuranosylaminobenzene 5'-phosphate synthase family protein: MTTATVSAGARLHVGFQNLSLARRRLYGGIGVGLEAPRVTVTAEPADGVEGDDPLGREYAARAVDALDVPGVAVTLEERLPRHVGLGSGTQLALSVLAATARAHGIEPRVRDLAPAMGRGGRSGVGVATFEDGGFVVDAGHPTNRFTTEPPAEGDWTVPPVVARHDLPENWRFLVAVPDADPGRSGDDEDASMRAVVERSDPAVADEIAGVVTRKLLPAAAEDRLEAFGEAIAEIGRKNGAWYADAQGGVFRPPAGTLVEALEDCPVLSGIGQSSWGPVVYGVTDRSHAAEAESAARDALAENGLEGRVLVTEPATAGARVRADGDRQ; encoded by the coding sequence ATGACGACCGCGACGGTCAGCGCGGGAGCGCGGCTCCACGTCGGCTTCCAGAACCTCTCGCTCGCTCGCAGACGACTCTACGGCGGGATCGGCGTCGGGCTCGAGGCGCCGCGCGTGACGGTCACCGCCGAACCCGCCGACGGCGTCGAGGGCGACGATCCGCTGGGTCGGGAGTACGCCGCCCGCGCCGTCGACGCCCTCGACGTCCCAGGGGTCGCGGTCACGCTCGAGGAACGGCTGCCCCGCCACGTCGGCCTCGGCAGCGGGACCCAGCTGGCGCTGTCCGTTCTCGCCGCGACGGCGCGGGCACACGGCATCGAGCCTCGAGTCCGAGACCTCGCGCCGGCGATGGGCCGGGGCGGGCGCAGCGGCGTCGGCGTCGCGACCTTCGAGGACGGCGGCTTCGTCGTCGACGCCGGCCATCCGACCAACCGCTTTACCACGGAACCGCCGGCGGAGGGCGACTGGACGGTCCCGCCGGTCGTCGCCCGCCACGACCTCCCCGAAAATTGGCGCTTCCTCGTCGCGGTTCCCGACGCCGACCCCGGCCGCAGCGGCGACGACGAGGACGCGAGCATGCGCGCGGTCGTCGAGCGTTCCGACCCCGCCGTCGCAGACGAAATCGCCGGCGTCGTCACCCGCAAACTGCTTCCCGCCGCCGCGGAGGACCGTCTCGAGGCCTTCGGCGAGGCGATAGCCGAAATCGGTCGGAAGAACGGTGCGTGGTACGCCGACGCGCAGGGCGGCGTCTTCCGCCCGCCCGCGGGAACGCTCGTCGAGGCGCTCGAGGACTGCCCGGTGCTGTCGGGCATCGGCCAGTCGTCGTGGGGCCCCGTCGTCTACGGCGTCACCGACCGCAGCCACGCCGCCGAGGCCGAGTCGGCGGCCCGAGACGCCCTCGCGGAGAACGGACTCGAGGGGCGGGTGCTGGTGACCGAACCGGCGACGGCTGGGGCTCGAGTTCGGGCTGACGGCGACCGGCAGTGA
- a CDS encoding alpha-amylase domain-containing protein, translating into MSDDTDRRSGDGIDDAMSRRALISTAAMAGVSLTGVGSASAGTGSGERVFFQYFHETWPTITDTLSTVADRGYDGVWIQAPQESELTWSDQDGRNDPPLGYQPVDFRSFDSEFGTEADLNRLVETAHEHGLEVYVDCVMNHMAANRGYDFPQFKEKHFHTHVGSIDDWDDEHQVEHGNLLGLKDLAQLEDHGHEDTAPYVREQLYDYMKKIADTGADGYRYDAVKHVEREYWEQYANQWADEFGMSRVGEVFDGGVDYVQNYIDTGMNAFDYPLYFVMEEVFDYGDMSKLDGAGVVAQDPFHSWPFVQNHDEGAPPQYHLAHAFVLTIEGTPMVYNLYPDEILDDDAITNMVWVKTNLAGGTTYWRHTDSDLAVYERQNNLLVGLNNNTDSWRSKWVYTTWSDETLKDYSGNADDIDVNGDGWVEVSVPPEGWVFYAPY; encoded by the coding sequence ATGTCAGACGATACCGATCGACGATCCGGTGACGGAATCGACGACGCGATGAGTAGACGAGCCCTCATCAGCACCGCCGCGATGGCCGGTGTTTCCCTCACCGGCGTCGGGTCCGCCTCGGCGGGCACGGGCAGCGGCGAACGGGTGTTCTTCCAGTACTTCCACGAGACGTGGCCGACGATCACGGACACCCTCTCGACAGTTGCGGACCGCGGCTACGACGGCGTCTGGATCCAGGCGCCTCAAGAGAGCGAGCTGACCTGGAGCGACCAGGACGGCCGGAACGATCCGCCGTTGGGCTACCAGCCGGTCGACTTCCGCTCCTTCGACAGCGAGTTCGGGACCGAAGCGGACCTCAACCGGCTCGTCGAGACCGCACACGAACACGGCCTCGAGGTGTACGTCGACTGCGTAATGAACCACATGGCCGCAAATCGCGGCTACGACTTCCCGCAGTTCAAGGAGAAACACTTCCACACTCACGTCGGTTCGATCGACGACTGGGACGACGAACACCAGGTCGAGCACGGGAACCTCCTCGGGTTGAAGGACCTCGCGCAACTCGAGGACCACGGACACGAGGACACCGCGCCGTACGTCCGCGAGCAGCTGTACGACTACATGAAAAAGATCGCGGACACCGGGGCCGACGGCTACCGCTACGATGCGGTCAAACACGTCGAGCGCGAATACTGGGAGCAGTACGCCAATCAGTGGGCTGACGAGTTCGGCATGAGTCGAGTCGGAGAGGTGTTTGACGGCGGCGTCGACTACGTGCAGAACTACATCGATACCGGAATGAACGCCTTCGACTACCCGCTGTACTTCGTCATGGAGGAGGTCTTCGACTATGGTGATATGAGCAAACTCGACGGTGCGGGAGTTGTCGCCCAGGATCCGTTCCACTCTTGGCCGTTCGTTCAGAATCACGACGAGGGCGCGCCGCCACAGTACCACCTCGCACACGCCTTCGTTCTCACGATCGAGGGAACGCCGATGGTATACAATCTCTACCCCGACGAGATCCTCGACGACGACGCGATCACCAACATGGTGTGGGTCAAGACGAACCTCGCCGGCGGTACGACCTACTGGCGACACACCGATTCCGACCTCGCAGTCTACGAGCGGCAGAACAACCTGCTCGTCGGTCTCAACAACAATACCGACAGCTGGCGAAGTAAGTGGGTGTACACGACCTGGAGCGACGAGACGCTCAAAGACTACAGTGGCAACGCCGACGACATCGACGTCAACGGTGACGGCTGGGTCGAGGTCTCGGTTCCGCCCGAGGGGTGGGTGTTCTACGCGCCGTACTGA
- a CDS encoding glycosyltransferase: MDASVVIPARDEGSRLERTLDSLIAQTFDGRFEVIVVASGTRTLAVARAHPIVDRALIDDSRMGPGTARNRGAAAATGDILLFTDADTVVPPPWVRRHCRHYATPSVAGVGGPLRPLAGGPAHRVRFRLLSDWWYRISWPLGFVQQPGSNCSVRRSAFEAVDGFDESLSFLEDTDLSLRLCETGSVVYDSGCPVRTSVRRHEREGYLPLLLAYLVGYLEYALPGRSPMRDHFS, translated from the coding sequence ATGGATGCCTCGGTCGTCATTCCCGCTCGCGACGAAGGATCGCGACTCGAGCGAACGCTGGATTCGCTCATCGCACAGACCTTCGACGGCCGTTTCGAGGTGATCGTCGTCGCGAGCGGCACGCGGACGCTGGCAGTGGCTCGAGCGCATCCGATCGTCGACCGAGCCCTGATCGACGACAGCCGGATGGGACCCGGCACGGCGCGAAACCGGGGCGCGGCGGCCGCGACCGGCGACATCCTGTTGTTTACCGATGCCGATACGGTCGTCCCGCCGCCGTGGGTGCGACGCCACTGTCGCCACTACGCGACGCCGTCGGTCGCCGGTGTCGGCGGCCCGCTTCGTCCCCTCGCCGGTGGACCGGCCCACCGCGTCCGCTTTCGGCTCCTCTCGGACTGGTGGTACCGAATCAGCTGGCCTCTCGGCTTCGTCCAGCAGCCGGGGTCGAACTGCAGCGTGCGCCGGTCGGCGTTCGAGGCAGTCGACGGCTTCGACGAGTCGCTTTCCTTCCTCGAGGACACAGACCTCTCCCTGCGGTTGTGTGAGACCGGATCGGTCGTCTACGACTCCGGTTGCCCGGTCCGAACGTCGGTACGGCGCCACGAGCGAGAGGGCTATCTCCCGCTCCTGCTGGCGTACCTCGTGGGCTACCTCGAGTACGCGCTGCCGGGCCGGTCGCCGATGCGGGATCACTTCTCGTAA
- the yqeC gene encoding selenium cofactor biosynthesis protein YqeC, whose translation MDDDPDPNLVDALAADASLTCVVGAGGKKSTLYELAGRLERAVVTATVRIPIFDRQVAAVRVTEDPISLLERADAGEADGGTENDLEWPLGLVPAQEREDRYLGYDTDVVDRIAASSSVDHVLVKADGARTRLLKAPNEREPQLPETVDTVLAIASVDAVGRPLDSDAVHRPERVAAVTGREIGETIRPDDVATIVTSPDGGLKDVPPDATYVPVLNMVDDADDRAVAREIATQILERSADTDAAAHDRIPRVVLTSMIADEPLIDVLEAPSRASAGDE comes from the coding sequence ATGGACGACGACCCGGACCCCAACCTCGTCGACGCGCTCGCGGCCGACGCCTCGCTCACCTGCGTCGTCGGCGCCGGGGGCAAGAAATCGACCCTGTACGAACTCGCCGGCCGCCTCGAGCGCGCCGTCGTGACGGCGACCGTCCGAATTCCGATCTTCGACCGGCAGGTCGCCGCGGTGCGAGTAACTGAGGACCCAATTTCGCTGCTCGAGCGGGCCGATGCCGGCGAAGCCGACGGCGGGACCGAGAACGACCTCGAGTGGCCCCTCGGACTGGTTCCGGCTCAGGAACGCGAGGATCGCTATCTGGGGTACGACACGGACGTCGTCGATCGGATCGCGGCGTCCTCGAGTGTCGATCACGTCCTCGTCAAGGCCGACGGGGCGCGGACGCGGCTGTTGAAGGCGCCGAACGAGCGCGAACCGCAGCTTCCGGAGACGGTCGATACAGTGCTCGCGATCGCCAGCGTCGACGCGGTCGGCCGCCCCCTCGATTCGGACGCCGTCCACCGCCCCGAGCGCGTCGCTGCGGTCACCGGCCGTGAGATCGGGGAGACCATCCGTCCGGACGACGTCGCGACGATCGTCACCAGCCCCGACGGCGGGCTGAAGGACGTACCGCCGGACGCGACGTACGTGCCGGTTCTCAACATGGTCGACGACGCCGACGACCGCGCGGTCGCCCGCGAGATCGCGACGCAGATTCTCGAGCGGAGCGCGGACACCGATGCGGCCGCTCACGATCGAATTCCGCGGGTCGTCCTGACGAGCATGATCGCCGACGAGCCGTTGATCGACGTCCTCGAGGCCCCCTCGAGAGCGTCCGCCGGGGACGAGTGA
- the mobA gene encoding molybdenum cofactor guanylyltransferase — protein MTSERSLGGVVLAGGYSTRFGESDKAVADLAGTPMIRRVVDRLATVTDDLVVNCRDDQLEAIRAALAGSDLEPRYATDPVPDRGPLAGIQVGLEAVDREYTAVVACDMPFVDPALLETLHDRACGRDGAVVRLEDGWYQTTQAVYRADAMAEACAETLDSEDKRIVAALERIDIVEVGENDLEGVSERTFEGIDTQEALAEAERRMRR, from the coding sequence GTGACCAGCGAACGATCCCTGGGCGGCGTCGTCCTCGCCGGCGGCTACTCCACGCGCTTTGGCGAGTCGGACAAGGCCGTCGCCGACCTCGCGGGAACGCCCATGATCCGCCGGGTCGTCGACCGACTCGCGACCGTGACCGACGACCTCGTGGTCAACTGCCGCGACGACCAGCTCGAGGCGATTCGGGCCGCGCTCGCGGGCAGTGATCTCGAGCCCCGGTACGCGACCGATCCCGTCCCGGATAGGGGGCCGCTGGCCGGCATTCAGGTCGGCCTTGAAGCGGTCGACCGCGAGTACACGGCCGTCGTCGCCTGCGATATGCCCTTCGTCGATCCAGCGTTGCTCGAGACGCTCCACGATCGCGCTTGCGGCCGCGACGGCGCCGTCGTCCGCCTCGAGGACGGCTGGTATCAGACGACCCAGGCAGTCTACCGGGCCGACGCGATGGCCGAGGCCTGCGCGGAGACGCTCGACTCGGAGGACAAGCGGATCGTCGCCGCCCTCGAGCGCATCGACATCGTGGAAGTCGGCGAGAACGACCTCGAGGGCGTCTCCGAGCGGACGTTCGAGGGGATCGACACGCAGGAGGCCCTCGCGGAAGCGGAACGGCGGATGAGACGGTAA
- the ilvD gene encoding dihydroxy-acid dehydratase, producing the protein MSQQPEQRSPAEGKADDLPSNEVTEGVERAPHRAMFRAMGYDDEDFDSPMIGIANPAADITPCNVHLDDVAGSAYDAVDEAGGMPIEFGTITISDAISMGTEGMKASLISREVIADSVELVAFGERMDGLVTIGGCDKNMPGMMMAAIRTDLPSVFLYGGSIMPGEHGGREITIQNVFEGVGAVADGEMSEDELDEMERNACPGAGSCGGMFTANTMASISETIGFAPLGSSSPPAEDEDRYEVATESGELAVQAVQEQRKPSDFLTKESFENAIALQVAVGGSTNAVLHLLAMAAEAGIDLDIEEFNEISARTPKIADLQPGGERVMNDLHEVGGVPVVLRELLEADLLHGDALTVTGETIAEGLERIDPPAIEDLDADFLNTVDEPIHERGAIRILTGNLAPEGAVIKITGEDHLHHEGPVRIFEEEENAMEYVQEGHVETGDVIGIRNEGPQGGPGMREMLGVTSAVAGQGHAEDVALFTDGRFSGATRGFSIGHVAPEAAVGGPIAALEDGDTITIDIDDHELSVDLSDEELEARLEERDEPEPNYTTGVLAKYGQMFGSSANGAVTNPGAKQD; encoded by the coding sequence ATGAGCCAACAGCCCGAGCAGCGGTCGCCCGCGGAGGGGAAAGCGGACGACCTGCCGAGCAACGAGGTCACGGAAGGGGTCGAGCGCGCGCCCCACCGTGCGATGTTCCGCGCGATGGGGTACGACGACGAGGACTTCGACTCGCCGATGATCGGCATCGCGAACCCGGCCGCGGACATCACGCCCTGTAACGTCCACTTAGACGACGTCGCGGGGTCGGCCTACGACGCCGTCGACGAGGCCGGCGGCATGCCCATCGAGTTCGGGACGATCACTATCTCCGACGCCATCTCGATGGGGACCGAGGGGATGAAGGCCTCCCTCATCTCCCGGGAAGTCATCGCCGACTCCGTCGAACTGGTCGCCTTCGGCGAGCGCATGGACGGGCTGGTCACCATCGGCGGCTGTGACAAGAACATGCCCGGAATGATGATGGCCGCCATCCGGACGGATCTGCCCAGCGTCTTCCTCTACGGCGGCTCGATCATGCCCGGCGAGCACGGTGGTCGAGAGATCACGATCCAGAACGTCTTCGAGGGCGTCGGCGCCGTGGCGGACGGCGAGATGTCCGAGGACGAACTCGACGAAATGGAGCGCAACGCCTGCCCCGGCGCGGGCTCCTGTGGCGGCATGTTCACCGCCAACACCATGGCCTCGATCTCCGAGACGATCGGCTTCGCGCCGCTGGGCTCGTCCTCGCCGCCCGCCGAAGACGAGGACCGCTACGAGGTCGCAACGGAGAGCGGCGAACTCGCCGTCCAGGCCGTCCAGGAGCAGCGCAAGCCCTCGGACTTTCTCACTAAGGAGTCCTTCGAGAACGCCATCGCGCTGCAAGTCGCCGTCGGCGGCTCGACCAACGCCGTGCTCCACCTGCTGGCGATGGCCGCCGAGGCCGGCATCGACCTCGACATCGAGGAGTTCAACGAGATCAGCGCCCGCACGCCCAAGATCGCCGACCTTCAGCCCGGCGGCGAGCGCGTGATGAACGACCTCCACGAGGTCGGCGGCGTCCCCGTCGTCCTGCGAGAACTGCTCGAGGCGGACCTGCTCCACGGCGACGCGCTGACGGTCACCGGCGAGACGATCGCCGAGGGTCTCGAGCGCATCGACCCGCCGGCCATCGAGGACCTCGACGCGGACTTCCTCAACACGGTCGACGAGCCGATCCACGAGCGCGGCGCGATCCGCATCCTGACGGGCAACCTCGCGCCCGAGGGAGCGGTCATCAAGATCACCGGCGAGGACCACCTCCACCACGAGGGTCCCGTCCGGATCTTCGAGGAGGAGGAGAACGCGATGGAATACGTCCAAGAGGGTCACGTCGAGACCGGCGACGTCATCGGGATCCGCAACGAGGGTCCCCAGGGCGGCCCCGGAATGCGTGAGATGCTCGGCGTCACGAGCGCCGTGGCGGGCCAGGGCCACGCCGAGGACGTCGCGCTGTTCACCGACGGTCGGTTCTCCGGGGCGACCCGCGGCTTTTCCATCGGCCACGTCGCACCGGAGGCCGCCGTTGGCGGCCCCATCGCCGCCCTCGAGGACGGCGACACGATCACTATCGACATCGACGACCACGAACTCTCCGTGGACCTCTCCGACGAGGAACTCGAGGCGCGCCTCGAGGAACGCGACGAGCCAGAACCCAACTACACGACGGGCGTGCTGGCCAAGTACGGTCAGATGTTCGGCTCGTCGGCCAACGGCGCCGTGACGAACCCCGGCGCGAAGCAGGACTAA
- a CDS encoding adenylyltransferase/cytidyltransferase family protein, producing the protein MTRTVIAQGTFDILHPGHVHYLEEAAAMGDELLVIVARKSNVDHKEKPICPAAQRRDVVAALEAVDDAIVGHEEDIFAPIEAIDPDVIALGHDQHHDDDAIEAELERRGIDCTVERASAREPEREDEILSTRLIIDRILERRG; encoded by the coding sequence ATGACGCGAACGGTCATCGCCCAGGGAACCTTCGACATTCTCCACCCCGGACACGTCCACTATCTCGAGGAGGCCGCGGCGATGGGCGACGAACTGCTCGTCATCGTCGCCCGGAAGTCGAACGTCGACCACAAGGAGAAGCCGATCTGTCCGGCCGCCCAGCGCCGGGACGTCGTCGCCGCCCTCGAGGCCGTCGACGACGCCATCGTCGGCCACGAGGAGGACATCTTCGCGCCCATCGAGGCGATCGACCCCGACGTGATCGCGCTGGGCCACGACCAGCACCACGACGACGACGCGATCGAGGCCGAACTCGAGCGCCGCGGGATCGACTGTACCGTCGAACGCGCGAGCGCCCGCGAGCCCGAACGCGAAGACGAGATTCTCTCGACGCGGCTGATCATCGATCGGATCCTCGAGCGCCGCGGCTGA